In the Primulina eburnea isolate SZY01 chromosome 15, ASM2296580v1, whole genome shotgun sequence genome, tccacccgataaagcatgaccggggatctcatgtatgtggtagtggattttccctgccagcccagtactgtggtttagtctgatcagacacaTTTATGTATGCGTcccttgctttgaaacatatctctacgaaaaatgatgatgttatgtatgtcccagtatgtatgatgcaagcatgtttatgaaaagttttacgATATGATGACACGTCTATGTTTACGTAAGTACGTTCAAATTTCAGTATGTACGCTCTACattaaaatgcatgtggttttattatgtattacttgttatcctcagtttatacatgttgagtctttagactcactagacttgatcgatgcaggtaatgatgagtatgaggagacgaggggtggggaccaatgagccggctcGGACTATGCTGGAGGCTAAACCCAAGGACCGCCTACGTTTTTAAGAATTTATGCATGTTGATTCAAATAATCTGATTTTTTTCCGAGATTGTTTTACGTTGTTTGAACCAGTCGTTTTGCAAACTATATTTTAATCCTtttattgcaaatattttggacgagcatattatttttattgcaatttgaaagtttattatttatttaagaaaatatttattttccgcaaatttcaattAGTTTAAAAATATGGTACGTTGCAGTTGGTATCATAGCAGTGTTCTTGTAAAGAGTTATGCCTACTGTCACTTGCGAGAAGTTCACAAAGTCACACATCaattctgtaagttttaaattctTTCATGTATTAAGCATCAAGACATTATTTCAGCATGTACATGTTTAAGTTCTGATGCAAACACGGATGGTCAAGCTCCAACGAAAGCATGGGACCCTttagagttgccggagggaTCAATCACGAGGGGACGATCGAAGAGATTCAGGGAAGCATTGCAGGGGCTTATGAGCAAGGAGGAAGGACTTACAAGCGAGGTGCAAAGTGCTGGAGGGTTTTCGATGCATGGGAGTGAGTTTGGAAGTCAcaagaacattattcaagtgatAAATGAAGAAGAGGCCAGAAgcatcggcgcccgagcggccaaagattaccgcccgagcgccacatgtACTGTCCGCGGAGAAAACTTACAGAAagcctcgcgcccgagcggtaataatctaccgcccgagcgcgaatagtCCAGAgccctcggcgctcgagcggtaatttcctaccgcccgagcgcgcgtCTTTTTCGAGAATATTTTAATTTCCtactttagagttttattttgtgaggtaactagattctagtaatctttttgatatgtaaaccatattggacgaaattttacacacaattcagatttcattattttgatttttatcaaattttagagtttttctctcaaacgttcaaagcttcgctttgttattcagaaatcaaacttatcaaagtttttaactttgtggcgtttgtcgatcgtgcttgtgcggattgtcgtcgactagttcttcgaaggttcgttataatttcgattgtttatctcgtgattatttgttgctagacttttTCATAGTTTAAAGATGGatatcacaacacacacacttgattcaaaagatcgggacaacaacgattctttgtttgatattaaattgagggcgcgattcgattttaatcgtgtttgatattcattcgtacaaagattcacatcatttggtatcagagcataggtttattgaaatcaagtaagttatcttgttaaatttcagatctgtgttatttcTTCAATCGTTTTCAGATCTATTTCGTTCTATCGTTATTCAATTTTCGTGAAACAGTGTTTCTCGAAAATTAGGtcaattttcttcatttttttttgggattttcgagttgtACTCAGCctaaaaaaaaagagtacaaaatttcgaaaatttgcctACACAATTGTTTTGGTATATTGTTCTATtccctttagagagtcatattcaattgtctctcacagtcaaaaaaaaaaagagaaaaatattccctatattcgaatttcttgtctacacagtccaagtgagtcggtcgcatttgttcacaagtttgaaccttgattgtttgatatacccagaatacaaagcttgagcacttccaagagagctttcaaaatttgagtgatacacttgagtgcgagtgacttttctttggagtaaactgtgagtatttgttgtgagcaaacaaaattgtgagaaaagacgagtgaatttctttggagtgaccgtgagcatttggatgaggattattttatttctactaaccttttcttgcaggtacaaatttgacattaaatggagagggaggtaggaggtaattcgaattcggggttgtctaaggcccaaatagatgcgttgtttggggattttagtaggatgatgacgacccaaatggagtcgttgcatgagaggttggataaacttgaggttagtgttagtgggggtaaacctaagcctagggatttgggtagagatgatgaggagtatgatctgggaggaggcgatgagagtcaaaatgagaattggggtaggaatggaggaggtagaggatttggtagaggaaaaaaggaagccatgcggggtagatatgaggagactagggaagatggtcacatgggtagcattaagatgaaaattccatcgttccatgggaaatctgacccggaggcatacctagagtgggaaaagagggtagagttcgtatttgaatgtcaccactactccgaacaaaagaaggtgaggttggcggtggttgaattcttagactatgctctcatttggtgggatcaattagtgaccactaaaaggaagtataatgagagacccattgagtcttgggatgagatgaagagggtcatgaggaagaggtttgtgcctaaccactattatagggagatgtttaagagattacaaactttgaggcaagggttgaagagtgtggaggactactataaggagatggaggtagtcatgattagggaaAATACcgaggaggatagtgaggcgaccatggcacgttttctttgtggtttgaacagggagattcaagatcaagtggagcttaggcactacttggatctagacgagatggtgcaaatggccataaaggtggagcaacaactcaaaaggcgtggAGTTGGCCGCGCCAATCAAGGTGGGAGTTCGTCAACTTCTTGGCGACCAAACGTGGCAAAACGTGATGAAAGCAAGTTGTGGACAAAGCCCAAGGTTGAGACTAAGCAAGAGGCGCCTAAAcaaggagtgcaaggtaaatctgaaactcctcttaATCGAGCTAGAGATActagatgttttaggtgtcaagggttgggtcatattgctagtgagtgtcctaataagagggtgatgattttaaatgactatggtgagtatgagtcgcatagtgagggtgatgatgatgatgagatgcctgcgttagaggatcctgatgaggaatatgaggcggttgtaggtgaagcattagtgactaggcgtatcatgagtgcccaagccaaggaggaggagactaaccaaagggaaaacttgttccatactaggtgtTTTGTGAATGACAAGGTTTGCAACCTTATCATAGATGGAGGAAGTTGTACTAATGTGGCTAGTAGTGAGATGGTAGAAAAATTGGGTTTACCTACATTAAAGCATagtcaaccatataggctttaATGGtggaatgattgtgcggaggtgaaggtgaacaaacaagttttggtgtccttttctattgggaagtatgttgatgaggtctTGTGTGACGTTGTACCCATGCATgcatgtcatattttgttgggtagaccttggcaatATGATAGGCGTGTGTCACATGATGGGTTTAAGAATAAGTACTCATTTGTCTTGAAGAAGGAAACCATTGTATTACTTCCTTTGTCtccaaagcaagtgttggagtaccatttgaaaaaaaaagaagagagatgaggccgaaagaaagagtgaaataAAAAGTGAGGTGGCCTTGGAGAATAAAAAAgaaatggctgaaaaaaagagtgctcaaaagagtgagatagccatacaaaaAAAGAATGAGAGGAAAGGTTCCCCGAGAAGAGAcgttcaaagctattacctaggggtgatggaccattccaagtccttgaaaggatcaatgacaacgcctacaaactcgatctaccgggtgagtataacgtgagttctacttttaatgttagtgacttgtcgttgtttgatgtaggtgacgaactggatttgaggacaaatccttttcaagaaggggaggatgatgcaaacacggatggtcaagctccaaggaaagcatgggaccctttagagttgccggagggaccaatcacgaggggacgatcgaagagattcaaggaagcattgcagGGGCTTATGAGCAAGGAGGAAGGACTTACAAGCGAGGTGCAAAGTGCTGGAGGGTTTTCGATGCATGGGAGTGAGTTTGGAAGTCCcaagaacattattcaagtgatAAATGAAGAAGAGGCCAGAAgcatcggcgcccgagcggccaaagattaccgcccgagcgccacatgtACTGCCCGCGGAGAAAACTTACAGAAaacctcgcgcccgagcggtaataatctaccgcccgagcgcgaatagtCCAGAgccctcggcgctcgagcggtaatttcctaccgcccgagcgcgcgtCTTTTTCGAGAATATTTTAATTTCCtactttagagttttattttgtgaggtaactagattctagtaatccttttgatatgtaaaccatattggacgaaattttacacacaattcagaattcattattttgatttttatcaaagtttagagtttttctctcaaacgtTCAAAGCTTCGCTTTGTTATTCAGAAATCAaatttatcaaagtttttaactttgtggcgtttgtcgatcgtgcttgtgtgGATTGTCGTCGactagttcttcgaaggttcgttataattttgattgtttatctcgtgataatttgttgctagactttttcatagtttagaggtgaatatcacaacacacacttgattcgaaagatcgggacaacaacgattctttgtttgatattgaattgaggacgcgattcgattttaatcgtgtttgctattcattcgtacaaagattcacatcaagtTCAAATTATGTTCattttatgatattaatattatgttcatgcatgttgggtttatgTGTTGGGTATTTATTGGAAcaatatgcctcccagacgtaGGATTGTGCTTGGAGTAGGCGATGAGGATAGCGAGCCTCGGGACGGGGAGAGGGCCACTCCTCCTCGTTCACTGCTAGacatgcaggctcagatgcttgcaggtatgactcagttcttcagACAGTTTGCGGGTAACAATGCTGCAGTGGGTAGTCGAAGTTTACGAGAGGTTTATGAGGATGGATCCGAAGGAGTTCTCGGGGACTACTGACCCCATGATAGCGGatggatggattaagtccatcgaggtaatttttgggttcatGGAGCTGCCAGATGTAGACAGGGTCAGGTGTTCCTCGTTCCTTCTGACAGGAGACGACAGAATGTGGTAGGAAAGCGCATCAGTGTCAGTGAACTTGCAAACACTGATGTGGGATAGTttcacggaggttttctactccaagtacttcactgcgGAAGTACGCTCCCGCCTAACCAAGGAGTTAATGACGTTGTGACAGAGAGATAGAAGTGTTGCAGGATTTTTCAGGAATTTTGAGAGgaggtgtcactttgtgcccctgattaaAAATGATGCCCGggagaagctgaggcattttattgaTGGGTTGCACCCGATTTGTGCCGTGATGTGAGAGTTGATGGTCCTACTACCTATTTCATTGTTGTATCTAGAGCCTTGGCGGCAGAATAGGACCAAAGGGACATCGAGAGTGAtagacagggcaagaggccctatcaggcacctcagcaacagcaacaacaacaacaacatcaGTTTAAGAGGCCTTTCCGAGGACAGCAAGGGAAGAGGCCATTTCAGGGACCGCCAAAAGGCAAAGGTCATATCCCTCAGCAGAAGGTTCCACAGAGGCCGGGAGAGCACCCGGTGTGCCCGGAGGGCAACCGCCAGCATCGGGACAGTGTTTATGGGGATCACTGAAATGCTCAAATGCGGAGCCAGCGACCATGTGTTGAAGGACTGCCCACAGTGGAGACAGCCGACTCAGAGGAGAGTGTTCACCATGCAGACAGAGGAGGCGAACTCAGACATGACCCTGTTGACTggtaatttatttaattcagcACCGTATTATTTTTGCTATGCATGTTCGAAGCTTgtttgggattattagtgtgctgGTTAGTATTTTTAGTGACTATGTAGAGATTTTCTACTATTCTTGAGGCTAAGTTTCATATTTGGAGATATAAGCTTTGTGTGTTGTGCTAAggtctctcaggaaatattttcataaagagagtaGCCACGAAGGCCTTGATAGTTTCCGGGGCCACATACTCTTTTATTTCGGAAACGTTCGCTAATCAACTGGACTTCAAGtctattggactcgacgtgagcTATTCAGTAACAGTCCCATCAAGAGAAGAGCTATCAActactagcgtggtcagagacatcgatCTTCAACTGCAGGGtcacctagtgtatgccgatctgattgtgttgccgatgccagaatttgttATCATCTTAGGAATAGACTGGCTGACGAATGACAAAGTTCTTATTGACTTTCAGAAAAGGTCAGTGTTGGTAAGACCGTTGGGAATGGAGCAGTTTCCCTTTGAGCCagatagatggaggagtttccctcgtatgatctcttgcatgcaggcacaGAGACTTATCcacaaggggtgtcaggctttaTTGGCCAGCATGATTTCCAAACCTGATGTACCCACTCCGTCGATATCTTATGTACCAATAGTTAGGGATTTTCCTGACGTTTTTCCAGATGACGTCATAGGCCTttcaccagagagagaggtggagttcgcCATTGACTTTGTGCAaggcactgtgccaatctctaaagcaccgtaccgattagctccagctgagatgttagagctcaaacagtAGATTCAGGAACTCCTAGACAAAAAATTCATccaccctagtttctcaccatggggcgcacatGTGTCtatgtaaagaagaaagatgggagcatgaggctgtgtatcgattaccaaGAGTTGAACAAGGCGACGATCAAGAAAATAAATACCCACTACTGAGGATCGAGgccttgttcgatcagttgcagggagctacagtgttaTTTAAGATAGATCTATGATCATGCACAAGTGACaaatacttaaaaatttaaaattctaaatcacctaataattaaattatgctctaaaaaaatgctaaaactaaataaatcatttaaaatgataCTTTCTTGACTagaaaaaaataccacattttaaaaatcaccaaaattttcgctggtctcttttcctcgatccgcATCGAATAATAGCCTGAAACATagaactcaagaaaacattttaacgtgcatcacataaacataaataatttaaaacaatgcaattaaataaatcatgcatagcTAAAAatcgttttaaaattaattaaataatttaacaaataataaaaaaatacatgtgttttacgtgtactgattttgggctctacgtgtactgattttgggctctacacatAGGCTATAACTTGGTcattttgcatcagaactgcacccAAACCAAGTTTAGAAGTGTCGGTATAGAGAATATACTCTCCTTGCCCCGATGACATAGATAACATTGGCGCTGaaatcaaggcttgcttcaacttaTCAAAACTATCTTGACACTCGGGTCCCCATACaaactttgcattcttctttgtcaaggcaGTCATATGTACCGCTATAGATGAAAATCATTGAATAAACTTGCGATAGTAGCCAGCTAGTACCAAGAAATTGCAAATCTCGGTAACACTCTTCGGTACTGGGCACTCTTTCACTGCCTCAactttaatttgatcaaattcAATGCCATcactagaaatgatgtggcctaagaaagccactctatcaagccaaaactcgcacttgctgaattttgcataTAACTTCCTATCTTGCAGTACTTGTAGTGCTGTCCTCAAATGACGACTATGCTCCTCTCTATTCTTCgaatatatcaatatatcatcaatgagaCTATAATAAACTGATCTAGATATGGCTGAAACtcgtgattcatgagatccatgaagatcggtGGTGCATTGGCCAAcccgaatggcatgaccataaactcctAGTGTCCATATCTAGTACGAAACGTTGTCTTGTGAACATCCGctctttcactttcaactgatggtatccagaacgaagatcaatcttcgagaatatcgatgctccttgcaactgatcaaataaatcttcgatTCTGGGtagaggatacttattcttgatagtgacTCTATTCAGATCTTGATAATCAATACAGAGT is a window encoding:
- the LOC140815575 gene encoding uncharacterized protein codes for the protein MGITEMLKCGASDHVLKDCPQWRQPTQRRVFTMQTEEANSDMTLLTGLSGNIFIKRVATKALIVSGATYSFISETFANQLDFKSIGLDVSYSVTVPSREELSTTSVVRDIDLQLQGHLVYADLIVLPMPEFVIILGIDWLTNDKVLIDFQKRSVLVRPLGMEQFPFEPDRWRSFPRMISCMQAQRLIHKGCQALLASMISKPDVPTPSISYVPIVRDFPDVFPDDVIGLSPEREVEFAIDFVQVLVVLSSNDDYAPLYSSNISIYHQ